In the genome of [Mycoplasma] phocae, one region contains:
- a CDS encoding RDD family protein, with product MRLINRKANFWIRLLSSIIDLLIFISLAIISSFLVFNYKQGQYINKWNYYVWLALLIFMLNIFWIIIPILFNGQSIGMIICRIRIIPQENKTKLSRAIFDRQRLFAFTWMIIFLLFIIFVSPELFIRAAKINKNSAKLGTLERIFVLIPTALASITSFAEIFLVISNVKENRIGINDNFSNTFTVWKNRFDKVEENEEINTIIKPKIRELPNLKYEN from the coding sequence ATGAGATTAATCAATAGAAAAGCTAATTTTTGAATTAGATTATTATCTTCTATAATTGATCTATTAATCTTTATATCACTAGCTATCATTTCATCATTCTTGGTTTTTAACTATAAACAAGGTCAATATATTAACAAATGAAATTATTATGTATGACTTGCGCTGCTAATTTTTATGTTAAATATCTTTTGAATTATCATTCCAATTTTATTTAACGGCCAAAGCATAGGAATGATAATTTGTCGAATTAGGATTATCCCTCAAGAAAATAAAACTAAACTAAGCCGAGCTATTTTTGATAGACAAAGATTATTTGCTTTTACATGAATGATTATTTTTCTTCTATTTATTATTTTTGTTTCCCCGGAATTATTTATAAGGGCAGCCAAGATTAACAAAAATAGTGCTAAATTAGGTACACTGGAGCGAATATTCGTTCTAATTCCAACAGCACTTGCTTCCATTACCTCTTTTGCCGAAATTTTCTTAGTTATTAGTAATGTGAAAGAAAATCGAATTGGAATAAATGACAATTTTTCAAATACATTTACTGTTTGAAAAAATAGATTTGATAAAGTTGAAGAAAATGAAGAAATTAATACAATTATTAAACCAAAAATAAGAGAACTACCCAATCTTAAATATGAAAATTAA
- the asnS gene encoding asparagine--tRNA ligase, translating into MTIKQLFLEKEQLKNNTDYQFEGWVVSNRGNDNIRFITLNDGSTIDNLQLVIKGNIIKEKLIDEISLGSSLRVQGKLNLTPKAQQEFELVIETLDVIGKVDEDFPIQKKETSIEFLREIPHLRNRTRLFKAITLIRNSLLFEIHKYFQEHDFINFAAPIITSNDGEGAGETLLVDDESKNYFFKQKAFLGVTGQLHGESYAQAFKKIYTFAPTFRAENSHTSRHLAEFWMIEPEMAFFDLNQTVLFADDLLKTVIKNTLKNYPAEMKFLDNLQDNNLLKTLDKFISTKLQIIDYADAIKILEKNKNVFEEKDLYFGVDLASEHEKFLSYEIAKGPVAIINYPKDIKAFYMKQNDDNKTVAAFDLLVPGVGELIGGSEREINYDKLVKRLKELKIPQESLQWYLDLRRFGYAPTSGFGIGFERLVMYVTGTANIRDAIPFPRVAGQIKM; encoded by the coding sequence ATGACAATAAAACAGTTATTTTTAGAAAAAGAACAATTAAAAAATAATACTGATTATCAATTTGAAGGATGAGTAGTATCAAACCGTGGTAACGACAATATTCGTTTTATTACGCTAAATGATGGAAGTACTATTGACAATTTGCAACTAGTAATTAAGGGTAATATAATTAAGGAAAAATTAATTGATGAAATTTCACTTGGTTCTTCTTTAAGAGTTCAAGGAAAGCTAAACCTAACTCCGAAAGCTCAACAAGAATTTGAACTTGTGATTGAGACATTAGATGTAATTGGAAAAGTAGACGAAGATTTTCCAATTCAAAAAAAAGAAACTTCAATTGAATTTTTGAGAGAAATTCCTCACTTAAGAAATCGTACAAGATTATTTAAAGCTATTACCTTAATTAGAAACTCATTATTATTTGAAATCCATAAATATTTTCAAGAACATGATTTTATTAATTTTGCTGCACCAATTATTACATCAAATGATGGCGAAGGAGCCGGAGAAACATTGCTTGTTGATGATGAAAGTAAAAATTATTTTTTCAAACAAAAAGCATTTTTGGGCGTTACTGGACAACTTCATGGTGAATCATATGCTCAAGCATTTAAAAAAATCTACACTTTTGCCCCAACTTTTCGAGCAGAAAATTCCCATACATCACGTCATCTAGCAGAATTTTGAATGATTGAGCCGGAAATGGCGTTCTTTGATCTTAATCAAACAGTTTTATTTGCTGATGATCTACTAAAAACCGTAATTAAAAACACGCTTAAAAATTATCCAGCCGAAATGAAATTTTTAGATAATCTTCAAGATAATAATTTACTAAAAACTCTTGACAAATTTATTAGCACAAAACTTCAAATTATTGACTATGCTGATGCCATTAAAATTCTAGAAAAAAATAAAAATGTCTTTGAAGAAAAAGATTTATATTTCGGAGTTGATTTAGCATCTGAGCATGAAAAATTCTTATCATATGAAATTGCTAAAGGACCAGTAGCAATAATTAACTACCCTAAAGATATTAAAGCTTTTTATATGAAACAAAATGATGATAACAAAACCGTAGCGGCATTTGATTTGCTTGTTCCCGGCGTTGGTGAATTGATTGGTGGAAGTGAACGTGAAATTAATTATGACAAATTAGTCAAACGCTTGAAAGAGTTAAAAATTCCACAAGAATCATTACAATGATATTTAGATCTTAGAAGATTTGGTTATGCTCCTACAAGCGGATTTGGAATTGGATTTGAAAGACTTGTTATGTATGTAACAGGAACCGCAAATATTCGTGATGCAATTCCGTTTCCAAGAGTAGCCGGACAAATAAAGATGTAA
- a CDS encoding glycosyltransferase, protein MKTPLTIIVPIYKPTISIEDIFHHLIKQKDQNFKIVITIDNPTEYDLDIIAKLQGKMKNRINLIINTAHQHITSVLKQALEFVKTEYSYILYSYTKIKSGFVRNINEFINSTTEKPDFIEILSSVKGIAEHKLYPSHFPANKVINLNENFSPFAYAIPFAFASIMKTQILRSICEDTKLKNTNLQYTPYYTFSGLLASKTFAFINTTWVSDYNNDILLLNPKSIDKTWTFIKSFADGLDERIKINLEFAEYLNFNYYIAGYLGLAKFKRKSRNEKSLKNLKISLFNIIEQNNSKWNEKFKDLNLLNKINLNYLKNLVSDISTWNLIFKKIAWD, encoded by the coding sequence ATGAAAACTCCATTAACAATTATTGTTCCAATTTATAAACCAACTATTTCAATCGAAGATATCTTTCACCATCTAATCAAACAAAAAGACCAAAATTTTAAAATTGTAATTACTATCGATAACCCAACCGAATATGACTTAGATATTATTGCCAAACTCCAAGGCAAAATGAAGAATCGAATTAATCTAATAATTAACACGGCACATCAACATATAACTAGTGTATTAAAGCAAGCATTGGAATTTGTTAAAACTGAATATAGCTACATTTTGTATTCATACACCAAAATAAAAAGCGGATTTGTGAGAAATATTAATGAATTTATTAACTCAACCACTGAAAAACCTGACTTTATTGAAATTTTAAGTTCAGTTAAGGGAATAGCTGAACACAAATTATATCCTTCACATTTTCCCGCAAACAAAGTTATCAATTTAAATGAAAACTTTTCACCCTTTGCTTATGCAATTCCTTTTGCTTTTGCATCAATTATGAAAACTCAAATTCTTAGATCTATATGTGAAGATACTAAATTAAAAAATACTAATTTACAATATACTCCATATTACACTTTTAGCGGATTATTAGCGTCTAAAACTTTTGCTTTTATTAATACCACTTGAGTATCAGATTATAATAATGACATTCTACTTTTAAATCCTAAATCAATTGATAAAACTTGAACATTTATTAAAAGTTTTGCCGACGGATTAGATGAAAGAATTAAAATTAATTTAGAATTTGCTGAGTATCTTAACTTTAATTACTACATTGCGGGTTATTTAGGTTTGGCTAAATTTAAAAGAAAAAGTCGAAATGAAAAGTCCCTTAAAAATTTGAAAATATCTCTTTTTAACATTATTGAACAGAACAATAGCAAATGAAATGAAAAATTTAAAGATCTTAATCTTTTAAATAAAATTAATTTAAATTATTTGAAAAATTTAGTTAGTGATATTTCAACTTGAAATTTAATATTTAAAAAAATTGCATGAGATTAA